The proteins below come from a single Rosa rugosa chromosome 2, drRosRugo1.1, whole genome shotgun sequence genomic window:
- the LOC133728511 gene encoding uncharacterized protein LOC133728511 isoform X1, with the protein MECCGRPNRSDVHLSSEEEAKIESETREHFDGVAPKRHSKPQRSEYASQYVDVLSKDGKQESNPELVEFQRLENDSQQKLVLNGSEVSEEFVETDYYKDLNCIDKQHHTTGTGFIKVQNPGDRGYRLEPDSDTSTQASCQCNPATNDWVPDAASAVPSASGKPGRSDN; encoded by the exons ATGGAGTGTTGTGGGAGACCTAACAGGAGTGACGTTCATTTGTCAAGTGAAGAAGAGGCAAAGATTGAGTCCGAGACAAGAGAACACTTTGATGGAGTAGCTCCCAAACGTCACTCGAAGCCTCAACGCAGCGAATACGCGTCTCAATATGTCGATGTTCTCTCTAAAGATGGTAAACAAGAGTCCAATCCTGAACTTGTTGAGTTCCAACGACTCGAAAATGATTCACAG cAGAAATTGGTTCTGAATGGAAGTGAGGTGAGCGAGGAATTTGTGGAGACAGACTACTACAAGGATCTGAATTGCATTGACAAGCAACACCACACAACAGGAACAGGGTTTATCAAAGTTCAAAACCCTGGCGACAGAGGTTACCGCCTTGAACCTGATTCCGACACCAGCACTCAGGCGTCTTGCCAGTGCAACCCAGCAACTAATGACTGGGTACCAGATGCTGCTAGTGCG GTACCTTCTGCTTCAGGCAAGCCAGGCAGGAGTGACAACTAA
- the LOC133728511 gene encoding uncharacterized protein LOC133728511 isoform X2 translates to MECCGRPNRSDVHLSSEEEAKIESETREHFDGVAPKRHSKPQRSEYASQYVDVLSKDGKQESNPELVEFQRLENDSQKLVLNGSEVSEEFVETDYYKDLNCIDKQHHTTGTGFIKVQNPGDRGYRLEPDSDTSTQASCQCNPATNDWVPDAASAVPSASGKPGRSDN, encoded by the exons ATGGAGTGTTGTGGGAGACCTAACAGGAGTGACGTTCATTTGTCAAGTGAAGAAGAGGCAAAGATTGAGTCCGAGACAAGAGAACACTTTGATGGAGTAGCTCCCAAACGTCACTCGAAGCCTCAACGCAGCGAATACGCGTCTCAATATGTCGATGTTCTCTCTAAAGATGGTAAACAAGAGTCCAATCCTGAACTTGTTGAGTTCCAACGACTCGAAAATGATTCACAG AAATTGGTTCTGAATGGAAGTGAGGTGAGCGAGGAATTTGTGGAGACAGACTACTACAAGGATCTGAATTGCATTGACAAGCAACACCACACAACAGGAACAGGGTTTATCAAAGTTCAAAACCCTGGCGACAGAGGTTACCGCCTTGAACCTGATTCCGACACCAGCACTCAGGCGTCTTGCCAGTGCAACCCAGCAACTAATGACTGGGTACCAGATGCTGCTAGTGCG GTACCTTCTGCTTCAGGCAAGCCAGGCAGGAGTGACAACTAA